In Serinicoccus marinus DSM 15273, the genomic stretch AGCTGTCCAGGGGCGCTGACCTGCTGCACACGATGGCCATCTCGTCGCTGCTGCCGCTGGCGGGCTGGCGGCCGTCGGTGCCGTGGGTGCACACCGAGCACTGGTCCGGGCTGCTGGCTCCGGAGACCTTGACCCCGGCCCTGCGCGTGGCCCGCCGCGCCGTGCGACCGCTGCTCGCGCGGCCCGACGTCGTGGCCGTCGTGGGCGAGGAGCTCGCGGCGGGGATGCGCCGCCTGCGCTCCGGCCCCGTCGAGGTGGTCCCCAACATCGTCACCGCGCCGGCCGAGCTGGCTCCCCGGAGGCGACCCGACGCCGACCTCGCCGGGCGCGGGGTGCTCGAGATCGTCGGCGTGGGTGGCCTCATACCTCGCAAGGACCCGGTGCGCGCGGTCGAGACGGTCGCCGCCCTGCGGACCCGGGGGATCGCCGCGCGGCTCACCTGGATCGGCGAGGGCCCGCTGCGCGGGGAGGTCGAGCTGCGGGCGGATGCGCTGTCCGTGCCGGTGCGGCTGCCCGGCGGGGTCCCGCCGGAGGAGGTGCCGGGGCTGCTGGGGGAGAGCGACGTCTTCCTGCTGCCGACTCGCGCGGAGACGTTCTGCCTGGCCGCGGCTGAGGCGCTGGCGGCGGGTCGCCCCGTCGTGGTCGGTGACACCGGCGGGCCGCGGGAGTTCGTCGGTCCGCCCAGTGGGGCGCTGGTCCGGCCCGGTGCGGCCCCGGAGGCGTGGGCCGACGCGGTGGAGCAGGTATGGCGTGACTCCCGAGGCCTCAGTGCCGAGGAGATCTCTGGTCCGGTGGCGCGGCGCTACGGCCCGGAAGGCTATGCCCAGCGGGTGGACGGGATCTATCGGCGGCTCGTGGGGAAGGGCGGAGCGGTGGCCGGTCGTGGGTCAGGCGAGGGCCCTCCCGCGGATGTCACCCGGGAGCAGCCCCTCGTCGACCTGGTGATCGCGCTGCACTCGGCCGATCGGCAGGTCGGCCGCGCGGTGCGCTCGGTGCTCGACGGCTCACCTGGCCTCGACGTGCGGGTGAGCGTGGTGGCCCACAACCTGGCGTTGAAGGACGCCCGCGCCGCCCTCGGAGACCTGGCCGACGACTCCCGGGTGCGGGTGCTCGAGCTGGCTGACGGCATACCGAGCCCGAGCGGACCCTTCACCCTCGGTCTGGACGCCGCCACCGCACCCTGGACGGCGATCATGGG encodes the following:
- a CDS encoding glycosyltransferase family 4 protein, translated to MRVLVVTTWWPTSSSPATGVFVARDVAALATRHDVRVLHLVAPGLAGGPNARPDSELAGMVLTESVVPVEQLVMGVKRPDHVLRAARRVRELSRGADLLHTMAISSLLPLAGWRPSVPWVHTEHWSGLLAPETLTPALRVARRAVRPLLARPDVVAVVGEELAAGMRRLRSGPVEVVPNIVTAPAELAPRRRPDADLAGRGVLEIVGVGGLIPRKDPVRAVETVAALRTRGIAARLTWIGEGPLRGEVELRADALSVPVRLPGGVPPEEVPGLLGESDVFLLPTRAETFCLAAAEALAAGRPVVVGDTGGPREFVGPPSGALVRPGAAPEAWADAVEQVWRDSRGLSAEEISGPVARRYGPEGYAQRVDGIYRRLVGKGGAVAGRGSGEGPPADVTREQPLVDLVIALHSADRQVGRAVRSVLDGSPGLDVRVSVVAHNLALKDARAALGDLADDSRVRVLELADGIPSPSGPFTLGLDAATAPWTAIMGSDDTLAPGALAGWLAAADGLDPQTPVVVVPPLRLAGRRVPTPPVRPVRRLRPGGLDLARDRLSYRSAPLGLLSHGALALPGARLLPGAFVGGDVPMVTALWSQAEVRYAAAAPAYEIHEDAGDRVTYDPRPMVQQLASVDALWDLPVGQQLTATQRRAVATKVLRIHVFGAILTRADPTWWTPAEREELARVTRRVLTEAPGCADPLSVADHDLLAAILDVSVSADRMLELARARRRHGHPRTLLPSSWRHALHREAPLRFMAASLIASHR